tttattaattctattactacatcatcatcatcatcaccatcttcaaCATAGATGCAACCAAACCAATGCATAAATAAAACCATCCTCTTTCCTCTTCTGCCATCGCCCAAACCTCAAAAgaaccaaaatcaacaaaacTATCACACATCCCAATAACAAACAATGTCATCGTCGCCTTTTCCTCCCTGCTTCCGTCCCTCTCCCACCACCGACGTTCCCCCTCCTCCGCCGCCACCGCCGCCGCACTCCACAATCTCAAACCTCACAATCTACCACACAGACACAGGTCCCGTGTCCCTCACGTGGTCACGCTCCGTAGTGGGTCGCTCCCTTCACATTCAACTCCACCGCCAATCTTTAGACTCCATCTCCTTCCACCTCCACATACGACCCTTCGTCTTCTGGAAAAAGCACGGTGTGAAGAAGCTGGCCCCCGACACAGTCCTCTTCTGGAACCTTGCCAAGGCCAAATTTGGGTCGAACCCGGAACCCGTTTCGGGATTCTACGTTGCCCTTGTGGTTAACAGCCACATGAGCCTCCTCCTCGGCGACGCCGCCAGAGACGCGTATTCGAAGTCCCGGGCCCACCAACCGGCCACCCCGCAACTGCTCCTCCTCAAGAAAGAGCACATCTTCGCCGACCGCGTCTACTCCACGCGCGCAACGTTCGGCGGCCGGGCGCGTGAGATTCAGATCGATTGCGGTTTCAGGGACCACTCCAAACTCTCGTTCAGCGTGGACGGCGAGAAGGTGCTGCAGATTAAGCGCCTCAAGTGGAAGTTTCGCGGCAATGAGCGCGTCGTAGTTGACGGCGTGCACGTGCAAATCTCGTGGGACCTTTACAACTGGCTCTTCGACAAGAACAACGCCGACGCGCACGCCATTTTCATGTTCAAGTTCGAGGACGAGGAGGAAGAAGCGGTGGCTGATAGGAACTTGGCGGGGTTGTGGAATTTGGGGGTTTGTGAATGGGGCAAGACTTGGTCTTCTTCCTCGGTTTCTTCTTCTGGTGGGTCCTTCGGCGGAAGCTCCTCTGTTTTGGAATGGTCCAGTGTGGAGGAGAATGAGTTGGTCGTTCCCGTTGGGTTCTCTTTGCTCGTTTACGCTTGGAAACGCTGAAGAACTGAAATTGGTACTGTTGGAATTTTGGATTGCCTTTTCTTCTGCTCTCTGTTGCTAACACATTAGAATTTAGATTACATCATTCATGTTTGATATTTCCCCCACTAACCCATTTGTTTTGTGGAATACATACACACATAAAGCTTGAATAAGCCCAATTAGAATGTATAAGCACGTCAGAATCTATCAACAGATTCCAATTTCATGATAGATAGACCTCAAGTAGATTCAGCAGTTCTGTTGTGAATTAGGGattcttttgatttttgtttttcttttcatctcgTATCTGGTTTTATGCCATGTAATGTAAATTCTTTCTGTAACTCAGCAGCCCAGAATCAAATTGATTCAGTCCGGCTCCATTGAACGAATTGCTTTCAGTTTGTTGTCAATTCAAAACCTCCTCAATAGTAGATGTTtagttaataaaacaatttgtcCTGTGAGACTAAATTGTTCTATTTTCTGTGTATCGAATGAAACAATTTGATCCTAGGATTGAATAATGGTAGTTTTCTCATGTGGGTGTGCTTAGCAGCTGTGTTTTGATTGGAATTGTAGTAGTCGTGGTGTGCATTCCAAGTGTTGGACCAAATGACATGTGAGGTAGGAcctgttctttttctttgtttttgataCATTTGCT
This DNA window, taken from Vigna radiata var. radiata cultivar VC1973A chromosome 5, Vradiata_ver6, whole genome shotgun sequence, encodes the following:
- the LOC106759936 gene encoding uncharacterized protein LOC106759936, with product MSSSPFPPCFRPSPTTDVPPPPPPPPPHSTISNLTIYHTDTGPVSLTWSRSVVGRSLHIQLHRQSLDSISFHLHIRPFVFWKKHGVKKLAPDTVLFWNLAKAKFGSNPEPVSGFYVALVVNSHMSLLLGDAARDAYSKSRAHQPATPQLLLLKKEHIFADRVYSTRATFGGRAREIQIDCGFRDHSKLSFSVDGEKVLQIKRLKWKFRGNERVVVDGVHVQISWDLYNWLFDKNNADAHAIFMFKFEDEEEEAVADRNLAGLWNLGVCEWGKTWSSSSVSSSGGSFGGSSSVLEWSSVEENELVVPVGFSLLVYAWKR